The Ornithodoros turicata isolate Travis chromosome 7, ASM3712646v1, whole genome shotgun sequence genome includes a region encoding these proteins:
- the LOC135401720 gene encoding uncharacterized protein LOC135401720, translating into MLTLSIATLIAFSCLCLPCCSADLTDVQLSKHLTAGAVELDLLHLLNITDSQKGVSRGKGPIKGIPAWRLFSGLNRVQVALESIPLFTQHLSSAGTLSAVFVACPNRRSVATLFSVHRPGKMSPLLRVALNFRTRRFVLSYSLPEESTDDEDDENVVEGGEGEDGDADEGVEELPVPQAENRLVEQNRETFALNSANVRHVKFRLPPSHSLNWTWVAVTVSPRNMTLYINCDAPLTVPLVPAPSLQFPADALVYFRQEPGLKRKFVGTVQVAKLYSGALLSRPWKCPKKGVHDSISL; encoded by the exons ATGTTGACGTTGTCGATAGCCACTTTGATAGCCTTTTCATGTTTGTGCCTTCCCTGCTGCAGCGCCGATCTCACGGATGTTCAGCTCTCGAAACACCTCACAGCAGGAGCCGTTG AACTCGATCTCCTACACTTGCTCAACATCACCGACAGCCAGAAAGGGGTGAGCCGGGGCAAGGGACCCATCAAGGGAATCCCGGCATGGCGTCTCTTCTCTGGGCTGAACCGCGTCCAAGTGGCCCTGGAATCCATCCCGCTTTTCACGCAGCACCTCTCATCCGCGGGAACTCTCTCGGCCGTGTTCGTTGCTTGCCCCAACCGTCGAAGCGTTGCCACACTTTTCAGCGTGCACAGGCCGGGGAAGATGTCGCCCCTGCTCAGGGTGGCGCTGAATTTCAGGACGAGACGCTTTGTGCTGTCTTACAGCTTGCCCGAAGAAAGTACGgacgatgaagatgatgaaaacgTTGTGGAAGGTGGCGAAGGGGAAGATGGTGATGCAGATGAAGGTGTCGAGGAATTGCCTGTGCCTCAG GCCGAGAACCGCCTCGTCGAGCAGAACAGGGAGACGTTTGCCCTGAACTCCGCCAATGTGAGGCACGTCAAGTTCCGCCTGCCTCCGTCTCACTCTCTCAACTGGACGTGGGTCGCTGTCACCGTGAGCCCACGCAACATGACCCTCTACATTAACTGCGATGCTCCTCTGACCGTGCCTCTTGTCCCCGCGCCCAGCCTGCAGTTCCCGGCGGATGCCCTCGTCTACTTCAGGCAAGAGCCGGGCCTCAAGCGCAAGTTTGTG GGCACAGTTCAAGTTGCAAAGTTGTACAGCGGTGCACTTCTCTCAAGACCCTGGAAGTGTCCAAAGAAAGGTGTGCACGACTCCATCTCGCTTTGA